One region of Streptomyces leeuwenhoekii genomic DNA includes:
- a CDS encoding SOS response-associated peptidase, which produces MCGRYVSTRSPEDLAGIFRVSDWRPEEALAPSWNVAPTDEVYAVLDRAPREDRGSAPRRQLRPVRWGLVPSWAKDPRSGARLINARVETVHSKPAFRRAFAKRRCLLPADGFYEWQEREDRATGRPRKQPYFIHPADGGVLALAGLYEFWRDPGVERDDDPAAWLMTCTVITTEATDAAGRVHPRMPLALAPDHYDAWLDPRHGDPGELRALLTRPADGRLEARPVSTAVNDVRADGPHLLEETDPEA; this is translated from the coding sequence ATGTGCGGCCGCTACGTCTCCACCCGCAGCCCGGAGGACCTGGCCGGGATCTTCCGCGTCAGCGACTGGCGCCCCGAGGAGGCGCTGGCGCCGAGCTGGAACGTGGCCCCCACCGACGAGGTGTACGCGGTCCTCGACCGCGCCCCGCGCGAGGACCGCGGGAGCGCCCCGCGCAGGCAGCTCAGGCCGGTGCGCTGGGGTCTGGTGCCGAGCTGGGCCAAGGATCCGCGGTCGGGGGCCCGTCTGATCAACGCGCGCGTGGAGACGGTGCACTCCAAACCCGCCTTCCGCCGGGCCTTCGCCAAGCGCCGCTGCCTGCTGCCGGCCGACGGTTTCTACGAGTGGCAGGAGCGCGAGGACCGGGCCACCGGCAGGCCCCGCAAGCAGCCGTACTTCATCCATCCGGCCGACGGCGGGGTGTTGGCGCTCGCCGGCCTGTACGAGTTCTGGCGCGACCCCGGGGTGGAGCGGGACGACGATCCGGCCGCCTGGCTGATGACCTGCACCGTCATCACCACGGAGGCCACCGACGCGGCCGGGCGCGTCCACCCCCGGATGCCGTTGGCGCTCGCCCCGGACCACTACGACGCCTGGCTCGACCCCCGGCACGGGGACCCGGGGGAACTGCGGGCCCTGCTCACCCGGCCCGCCGACGGGCGTCTGGAGGCCCGCCCCGTCTCGACGGCGGTCAACGACGTCCGCGCCGACGGCCCCCATCTGCTGGAGGAGACCGACCCGGAGGCATGA
- a CDS encoding molybdenum cofactor biosysynthesis protein, whose translation MADVEVLQLLVSPSHRLAGRPADGLATGPPDERVSQVEVRRHLGLVGDRYYARPAHRNAAVTIMAAEKLPLEIGPSADLRHTRRNILLRGVDIDSFLGATIALDSGDGPVMFAVNRPARPCAWMDVTIGPGAQRALRGGDGVRCTPLSDGVIRLGPATFRVLPDPDGAS comes from the coding sequence ATGGCCGACGTGGAGGTGCTGCAGCTCCTGGTGTCGCCGTCGCACCGGCTGGCCGGGCGGCCCGCCGACGGGCTTGCGACCGGTCCGCCGGACGAACGCGTGTCGCAGGTGGAGGTACGGCGCCACCTGGGGCTGGTAGGCGACCGCTACTACGCCAGGCCCGCGCACCGGAACGCGGCGGTGACCATCATGGCCGCGGAGAAGCTGCCCCTGGAGATCGGCCCGTCGGCCGATCTGCGGCACACGCGCCGGAACATCCTCCTGCGGGGCGTCGACATCGACAGCTTCCTCGGGGCGACGATCGCCCTCGACAGCGGCGACGGGCCGGTGATGTTCGCCGTCAACCGGCCCGCCCGGCCCTGTGCCTGGATGGACGTCACCATCGGCCCGGGTGCGCAGCGCGCGCTGCGCGGCGGGGACGGCGTGCGCTGCACACCGCTGAGTGACGGCGTGATCCGGCTCGGCCCGGCGACGTTCCGCGTCCTGCCGGATCCGGACGGGGCCTCCTGA
- the pgm gene encoding phosphoglucomutase (alpha-D-glucose-1,6-bisphosphate-dependent): MQHERAGKPAGPEDLVDVARLVTAYYTLRPDPADPGQRVAFGTSGHRGSSLAAAFNEDHIAATSQAICEYRAAQGTNGPLFLGADTHALSEPAKTTALEVFAANDVTVLIDAADGYTPTPAVSHAILTHNRGRTSGLADGVVVTPSHNPPADGGFKYNPPSGGPAGGEATSWIQDRANEIIAGGLKDVRRMPYAQALAAPGTNRYDFLGTYVSDLPSVLDLDAIRAAGVRIGADPLGGASVAYWGRIAEQHRLDLTVVNPLTDPAWRFMTLDWDGKIRMDCSSPHAMASLIGQRDRFQIATGNDADADRHGIVTPDAGLMNPNHYLAAAISYLYAHRTEWPADAGVGKTLVSSGMIDRVAADLGRRLVEVPVGFKWFVDGLVGGSIGFGGEESAGASFLRRDGSVWTTDKDGIILALLASEITAVTGKTPSEHYAALTERFGAPAYARIDAPASREEKARLAKLSPAQVTADTLAGEPVTAVLSEAPGNGAPIGGIKVTTENAWFAARPSGTEDVYKVYAESFRGPDHLRQVQDEAQQVVLAALGG; the protein is encoded by the coding sequence ATGCAGCACGAGCGAGCGGGCAAGCCCGCCGGGCCCGAGGATCTGGTGGACGTCGCACGGCTGGTGACGGCGTACTACACGCTGCGCCCCGACCCGGCCGACCCGGGGCAGCGGGTGGCGTTCGGCACGTCAGGGCACCGCGGATCGTCGCTCGCGGCGGCGTTCAACGAGGACCACATCGCCGCCACCAGCCAGGCCATCTGCGAGTACCGCGCCGCGCAGGGCACGAACGGCCCGCTGTTCCTCGGCGCGGACACCCACGCCCTGTCCGAGCCGGCGAAGACCACCGCGCTCGAGGTGTTCGCAGCCAACGACGTCACCGTCCTGATCGACGCGGCGGACGGCTACACCCCCACCCCCGCGGTCTCCCACGCCATCCTCACCCACAACCGGGGCCGCACCTCCGGCCTCGCCGACGGCGTGGTCGTCACCCCCTCGCACAACCCGCCCGCCGACGGCGGTTTCAAGTACAACCCGCCCAGCGGCGGCCCGGCGGGCGGCGAGGCGACCTCCTGGATCCAGGACCGGGCCAACGAGATCATCGCGGGCGGCCTGAAGGACGTACGGCGCATGCCCTACGCCCAGGCGCTCGCCGCGCCCGGCACCAACCGCTACGACTTCCTCGGCACCTACGTCTCCGACCTGCCCAGCGTGCTGGACCTGGACGCGATCCGGGCGGCGGGCGTGCGCATCGGCGCCGACCCGCTGGGCGGCGCCTCCGTGGCGTACTGGGGACGGATCGCCGAGCAGCACCGCCTCGACCTCACCGTGGTCAACCCGCTCACCGACCCAGCCTGGCGGTTCATGACGCTGGACTGGGACGGGAAGATCCGCATGGACTGCTCGTCGCCGCACGCCATGGCCTCCCTGATCGGGCAGCGGGACCGCTTCCAGATCGCGACGGGCAACGACGCCGACGCCGACCGGCACGGCATCGTCACCCCCGACGCCGGCCTGATGAACCCCAACCACTACCTCGCCGCGGCGATCTCCTACCTCTACGCCCACCGCACCGAGTGGCCCGCCGACGCGGGCGTCGGCAAGACGCTGGTGTCGTCCGGCATGATCGACCGCGTCGCCGCCGATCTGGGCCGCCGGCTGGTCGAGGTGCCCGTCGGTTTCAAGTGGTTCGTGGACGGGCTGGTCGGCGGGTCGATCGGCTTCGGCGGTGAGGAGTCCGCCGGGGCGTCCTTCCTGCGCCGGGACGGTTCGGTGTGGACCACCGACAAGGACGGCATCATCCTCGCCCTGCTCGCCTCCGAGATCACCGCCGTCACCGGGAAGACGCCGTCCGAGCACTACGCCGCGCTCACCGAGCGCTTCGGCGCACCGGCGTACGCCCGCATCGACGCGCCGGCCTCCCGCGAGGAGAAGGCGCGCCTGGCCAAGCTGTCCCCGGCCCAGGTCACCGCCGACACCCTCGCCGGGGAGCCGGTCACCGCCGTCCTCAGCGAGGCGCCCGGCAACGGCGCCCCCATCGGCGGCATCAAGGTGACCACCGAGAACGCCTGGTTCGCGGCCCGCCCGTCCGGCACCGAGGACGTCTACAAGGTCTACGCGGAGTCCTTCCGCGGTCCCGACCACCTGCGCCAGGTGCAGGACGAGGCCCAGCAGGTGGTCCTGGCCGCCCTCGGCGGCTGA
- a CDS encoding ABC transporter ATP-binding protein: MTVTEADAPAEALLRVRDLRVSFPGKGRRAPRTEVLKGVRLDIRPGETLGLVGESGSGKTTLGRAVLGLVPVDSGTITFAGERIDQAGRARRRELSRDLQVVFQDPYTSLNPSLTVGDTLAEPLLGHGVSAREARARVGDLLDRVHLPADAAARLPREFSGGQRQRVAIARALALRPRLVICDEPVSALDLTTRRTVLDLLLEIQEETGVAYLFVTHDLSVVRFMSHRVAVIHHGEIVETGDAAAVTTEPRHDYTRALLLAAPVADVAEQRRRRAARASAGR, translated from the coding sequence ATGACCGTCACCGAAGCCGACGCGCCCGCCGAGGCCCTGCTGCGGGTGCGGGACCTGCGGGTCTCCTTCCCCGGCAAGGGCCGCCGCGCCCCGCGTACCGAGGTGCTCAAGGGCGTCCGCCTCGACATCCGCCCGGGCGAGACCCTCGGGCTGGTCGGCGAGTCCGGGTCGGGCAAGACGACCCTGGGTCGCGCCGTCCTCGGTCTCGTCCCCGTCGACTCGGGCACCATCACCTTCGCCGGCGAGCGCATCGACCAGGCCGGCCGGGCCCGCCGCCGGGAGCTGAGCCGCGATCTCCAGGTCGTCTTCCAGGACCCCTACACCTCCCTGAACCCCTCCCTCACCGTCGGGGACACCCTCGCCGAGCCGCTGCTCGGCCACGGGGTGAGCGCCCGGGAGGCCCGTGCCCGGGTCGGCGACCTGCTGGACCGCGTCCACCTGCCGGCCGACGCCGCGGCCCGTCTGCCCCGCGAGTTCTCCGGCGGCCAGCGCCAGCGCGTCGCCATCGCGCGGGCACTGGCCCTGCGCCCCCGGCTCGTCATCTGCGACGAGCCGGTGTCCGCACTCGACCTCACCACGCGGCGGACCGTCCTCGACCTGCTCCTGGAGATCCAGGAGGAGACCGGGGTCGCCTACCTCTTCGTCACGCACGATCTGTCGGTGGTGCGCTTCATGAGCCACCGGGTCGCGGTGATCCACCACGGGGAGATCGTCGAGACGGGCGACGCCGCCGCGGTCACCACCGAGCCACGGCACGACTACACCCGGGCGCTGCTGCTCGCCGCCCCCGTGGCGGACGTGGCGGAGCAACGCCGCAGGCGGGCCGCGCGCGCGTCGGCCGGGCGCTGA
- a CDS encoding dipeptide/oligopeptide/nickel ABC transporter permease/ATP-binding protein, whose product MSENLPAGAPTTGPSGVPPRGAHGAATAPVRRGGAVRRLLRNPLGALSAAVLLLLVVAAALAPLLAPQDPAASSLGDAFAGPGGGHPLGMDSAGRDILSRLLHGGRNTLGGALIALGIALVLGVPCGLYAGYRGGRFDSAANWVVDLVMALPAMVVLLASRAILGPDVWALMTVLGVLSAPSFFRLVRGIVAGVRAELYVDAAKVSGLSDARIVARHILIVVRGPVIIQVALVAGIAIGLQAGLEFLGIGSGSAPTWGAMLNEAFQNIQRAPLLMLWPGLALGLTNAALVLLAAALRDGLEDRAGQAPAPRRATRSHGGTVPAATTAPSRDPGDRSGLLSVRGLTVAYPRPDGGGREVVRGVDLDVRAGEIVGLVGESGSGKTQTAFAVLGILPEGGRVTGGSITIKGQEVVGLPERARRGLRGGTVAYVPQEPMSNLDPAFTIGSQLTEPLRHVLGLSRREAARRAVELLRLVEIPRPEHVMRLYPHEISGGMAQRVLIAGAMSCDPELLIADEPTTALDVRVQAEILDLLRRLQKDRGLGVLLVTHDLGVVADLCDRVAVMNAGRIVETGTTERVLRAPGDTYTRTLLGAVLDQAPARSPWQPREARSATA is encoded by the coding sequence GTGAGCGAGAACCTCCCGGCCGGCGCCCCCACCACCGGGCCCTCCGGCGTTCCACCCCGCGGCGCCCACGGCGCCGCAACCGCGCCCGTCCGCCGCGGCGGCGCCGTCCGGCGCCTGCTGCGCAACCCCCTGGGCGCGCTCTCCGCCGCCGTGCTGCTCCTCCTCGTCGTCGCCGCCGCCCTGGCGCCGCTGCTCGCGCCGCAGGACCCCGCGGCCTCCTCGCTCGGCGACGCCTTCGCCGGCCCCGGCGGCGGGCACCCGCTGGGGATGGACTCCGCGGGCCGGGACATCCTCTCCCGCCTCCTGCACGGCGGCCGCAACACCCTCGGCGGCGCGCTGATCGCCCTGGGAATCGCCCTCGTCCTCGGCGTGCCCTGCGGGCTCTACGCCGGCTACCGCGGCGGCCGGTTCGACTCCGCCGCCAACTGGGTGGTCGATCTCGTCATGGCGCTGCCCGCCATGGTGGTGCTGCTCGCCTCCCGCGCGATCCTCGGCCCCGACGTCTGGGCCCTGATGACCGTGCTCGGCGTGCTCTCGGCACCCAGTTTCTTCCGCCTCGTCCGCGGCATCGTCGCCGGTGTCCGCGCGGAACTCTACGTCGACGCCGCGAAGGTGTCCGGCCTGTCCGACGCCCGCATCGTCGCCCGGCACATCCTGATCGTGGTGCGCGGTCCGGTCATCATCCAGGTGGCCCTCGTCGCCGGCATCGCCATCGGGCTCCAGGCGGGCCTGGAGTTCCTCGGCATCGGCAGCGGATCCGCCCCCACCTGGGGAGCGATGCTCAACGAGGCGTTCCAGAACATCCAGCGGGCGCCGCTGCTGATGCTCTGGCCCGGCCTCGCCCTGGGGCTGACCAACGCGGCCCTCGTCCTGCTCGCCGCGGCCCTGCGCGACGGCCTGGAGGACCGCGCCGGGCAGGCCCCCGCGCCCCGCCGGGCGACCCGGAGCCACGGCGGCACGGTGCCCGCCGCCACCACCGCGCCCTCCCGCGACCCCGGGGACCGCTCGGGGCTGCTCTCGGTGCGCGGCCTCACCGTCGCCTACCCCCGGCCCGACGGCGGTGGCAGGGAGGTGGTGCGCGGCGTCGACCTGGACGTGCGGGCGGGCGAGATCGTGGGCCTGGTCGGCGAATCCGGGTCCGGCAAGACACAGACCGCCTTCGCCGTACTGGGCATCCTGCCCGAGGGCGGACGGGTCACCGGCGGCAGCATCACCATCAAGGGACAGGAGGTCGTCGGCCTGCCCGAACGGGCCCGCCGCGGTCTGCGGGGCGGCACCGTGGCCTACGTCCCGCAGGAACCCATGAGCAACCTCGATCCCGCCTTCACCATCGGCAGCCAGCTCACCGAGCCCCTGCGCCACGTCCTCGGCCTCTCCCGCCGGGAGGCGGCCCGCCGCGCGGTGGAGCTGCTGCGCCTGGTGGAGATCCCCCGTCCCGAGCACGTGATGCGCCTGTACCCCCACGAGATATCGGGCGGTATGGCCCAGCGGGTCCTGATCGCGGGGGCGATGTCCTGCGACCCGGAACTGCTCATCGCCGACGAGCCCACCACCGCCCTCGACGTCCGCGTCCAGGCGGAGATCCTCGACCTGCTGCGCCGCCTGCAGAAGGACCGCGGCCTGGGCGTGCTCCTGGTCACCCACGACCTCGGCGTCGTCGCGGACCTCTGCGACCGCGTCGCGGTGATGAACGCCGGCCGGATCGTGGAGACCGGCACCACCGAACGCGTCCTGCGTGCCCCCGGGGACACCTACACCCGGACCCTGCTCGGCGCCGTCCTCGACCAGGCCCCGGCCCGTTCCCCCTGGCAGCCCCGAGAGGCGAGGAGTGCCACCGCATGA
- a CDS encoding ABC transporter permease: MLNFIARRIAAGALLLVVISFLSYLLLSVPGTDVGRQLLGQGADQAAVDAKNASLGLDRPVLTQYADWLAHAVRGDLGTSWFTSEDVGTAVAGRLPVTASLMLGVTLVTTVVSFLLGVWAGVRRGAVDRLVQVLGVVGYALPGFLVTLVLVLVFAVRLNWFPAIGYTPFTESPGGWLSTITLPVLSLSVASVAGVCQQVRGAVIDVLRQDYVRTLRARGLPASRIVFRHVLRNASAPALSVLGMQFVGLLGGAVLVEQIFGLPGIGSMTVTYTARGDIPVIMALVMLTVVGVVLINLLVDIMIGWLNPKARAA; this comes from the coding sequence ATGCTGAACTTCATCGCCCGCAGGATCGCGGCGGGGGCCCTGCTCCTGGTCGTCATATCGTTCCTCTCCTACCTGCTGCTGTCGGTCCCCGGCACCGACGTCGGCCGGCAGCTCCTCGGCCAGGGAGCCGACCAGGCGGCCGTCGACGCCAAGAACGCCTCCCTGGGGCTGGACCGGCCGGTCCTCACCCAGTACGCGGACTGGCTCGCCCACGCCGTCCGCGGCGACCTGGGCACCTCCTGGTTCACCAGCGAGGACGTCGGTACCGCCGTCGCGGGCCGGCTGCCGGTCACCGCGAGCCTGATGCTGGGCGTCACCCTCGTCACCACCGTGGTGTCGTTCCTCCTCGGGGTCTGGGCGGGGGTCCGGCGCGGTGCCGTCGACCGCCTGGTACAGGTGCTGGGGGTCGTGGGCTACGCGCTGCCCGGCTTCCTCGTGACCCTGGTCCTGGTGCTGGTCTTCGCGGTCCGCCTGAACTGGTTCCCGGCCATCGGGTACACCCCGTTCACCGAGTCTCCCGGCGGCTGGCTGTCCACCATCACGCTTCCGGTGCTGTCCCTGTCGGTGGCCTCCGTCGCCGGGGTCTGCCAGCAGGTGCGCGGCGCGGTGATCGACGTCTTGCGCCAGGACTACGTGCGCACCCTGCGCGCCCGCGGCCTGCCCGCCTCCCGGATCGTGTTCCGGCACGTCCTGCGCAACGCCTCGGCGCCCGCGCTGTCGGTCCTCGGCATGCAGTTCGTGGGCCTGCTCGGCGGTGCCGTGCTCGTGGAGCAGATCTTCGGCCTGCCCGGCATCGGCAGCATGACCGTCACCTACACCGCCCGCGGCGACATCCCCGTGATCATGGCGCTCGTCATGCTCACCGTGGTCGGCGTCGTCCTGATCAACCTCCTGGTCGACATCATGATCGGCTGGCTCAACCCGAAGGCGAGGGCCGCGTGA
- a CDS encoding ABC transporter substrate-binding protein, giving the protein MSTKARNGAVAACVAASLALAGCTGSDAGSAGSSTLNIATMTFPQSLDPAQAVGSALPFFQATYDTLVKREPDGGFSPMLATEWSYNDDRTELGLTLRKDVKFADGTAFDAAAVKANMERFKKGGGADAKWLSDLESVRVVDPTHVTLKLKQANPAMLFYLSDAAGLMANPAKFEEADSLKTNPDGTGPYRLAKARTTIGTKWVYERNPDYWGERLPYDTVTISFFDNETAIVNGLRTGQVNAALLQTADQQAGIESDTRMKTVEQEFDFQGLLLFDRDGKLTPALKDARVRQALNLAVDRKTMLGTIRQNRGEITGQVFGPDTQGYDEKLDTYYAHDPARAKALLKEAGYAGGFTLKLPRIAAIVNDALASSLATDLKAIGVKLVWEDLDGASAVQKVFTDRAYSGMVMNIGQSASDWVVVNELVTPGAFNMFGTTDATVRELVPQVQTGTGEKAKRAARALNEHLVKEGWFVPFYRMTYLHVSDGTVEITPQSGMAVPSLYNYAPVK; this is encoded by the coding sequence GCGGCATCTCTCGCCCTCGCGGGATGCACCGGATCCGACGCCGGGAGCGCCGGGTCGTCGACCCTGAACATCGCGACCATGACCTTCCCCCAGAGTCTGGACCCCGCTCAGGCGGTCGGCAGCGCCCTGCCGTTCTTCCAGGCGACGTACGACACGCTCGTCAAGCGGGAGCCGGACGGCGGCTTCAGCCCGATGCTCGCCACCGAGTGGTCCTACAACGACGACCGCACCGAACTCGGCCTCACCCTGCGCAAGGACGTCAAGTTCGCGGACGGCACCGCCTTCGACGCGGCGGCCGTCAAGGCGAACATGGAACGCTTCAAGAAGGGCGGCGGCGCCGACGCGAAGTGGCTGAGCGACCTGGAGTCGGTGCGGGTCGTCGACCCCACGCATGTGACGCTGAAGCTCAAGCAGGCCAATCCCGCCATGCTTTTCTATCTGAGCGACGCCGCCGGCCTCATGGCGAACCCCGCCAAGTTCGAGGAGGCCGACAGCCTCAAGACGAACCCCGACGGCACCGGCCCCTACCGCCTCGCCAAGGCCAGGACGACGATCGGCACCAAGTGGGTCTACGAGCGCAACCCCGACTACTGGGGCGAACGGCTCCCCTACGACACCGTCACGATCAGCTTCTTCGACAACGAGACGGCGATCGTCAACGGCCTGCGGACCGGGCAGGTGAACGCGGCCCTGCTGCAAACCGCCGACCAGCAGGCCGGCATCGAGTCCGACACCCGGATGAAGACGGTGGAGCAGGAGTTCGACTTCCAGGGGCTGCTGCTCTTCGACCGCGACGGGAAGCTGACACCCGCGCTGAAGGACGCCCGCGTCCGCCAGGCGCTGAATCTCGCCGTCGACCGCAAGACGATGCTCGGCACCATCCGCCAGAACCGCGGTGAGATCACCGGCCAGGTCTTCGGCCCGGACACCCAGGGGTACGACGAGAAGCTCGACACGTACTACGCCCACGACCCGGCCCGGGCCAAGGCGCTGCTGAAGGAGGCGGGCTACGCCGGGGGCTTCACGCTGAAGCTGCCCCGCATCGCGGCGATCGTCAACGACGCCCTCGCCTCGTCGCTCGCCACCGACCTGAAGGCCATCGGCGTGAAGCTGGTCTGGGAGGACCTGGACGGCGCCTCGGCGGTCCAGAAGGTGTTCACCGACCGCGCGTACTCCGGCATGGTCATGAACATCGGCCAGTCCGCGTCCGACTGGGTCGTCGTCAACGAACTGGTCACGCCCGGCGCGTTCAACATGTTCGGCACCACCGACGCCACCGTGCGCGAGCTGGTCCCCCAGGTGCAGACCGGGACCGGCGAGAAGGCGAAGCGGGCCGCGCGGGCGCTGAACGAGCACCTCGTGAAGGAGGGCTGGTTCGTGCCCTTCTACCGGATGACCTACCTGCACGTCTCCGACGGCACGGTCGAGATCACCCCGCAGTCGGGGATGGCCGTCCCGTCCCTCTACAACTACGCCCCCGTCAAGTGA